A section of the Rattus norvegicus strain BN/NHsdMcwi chromosome 15, GRCr8, whole genome shotgun sequence genome encodes:
- the LOC102550466 gene encoding disks large homolog 5-like, translating to MGSRGGMFSRILSLFRRDNHIHAGTRPRQREASPPSRWRRRRMERSLRRSKSDQKASSQPSMTPVEEERMKRLENLKIALHKMQKEKDELRRILADYPGKNLNDRNNFESEMLTMQHQEVMTDMKKMSEQVNRALVKCTHLTLENDWYCRSFCPLLTELFELKNNAQRARHENRELLWEQIALEESIKETTRFCGEASMKIRVTSSLRSEHCSRSFPRAQSRTTALRDRTVYQEH from the exons atgggttcccgaggaggcatgttctccaggatcctcagtctctttcggagggacaatcatatccatgcaggcaccagaccaaggcagagggaggccagcccTCCATCACGTTGGAGAAGAAGACGAATGGAAAGATCCTTGAGGAGGTcaa agTCTGATCAGAAGGCATCGTCCCAACCCTCCATGACACCTgttgaggaggagagaatgaagcgtCTGGAGAACCTCAAAATTGCTCTCCACAAGATGCAAAAGGAGAAAGATGAACTCAGGAGAATCCTGGCGGATTACCcgggaaagaatttaaatgacag GAACAACTTTGAGTCCGAGATGCTCACGATGCAGCACCAGGAAGTGATGaccgacatgaagaaaatgagcgagCAGGTCAATAGAGCTTTGGTCAAATGTACACACCTcacactggaaaatgactggtactg ccgcagcttctgccccctcctaactgagttgtttgagctgaagaacaatgcccagagagcacggcatgagaacagggagcttctatgggaacagattgcactggaagagtctattaaggaaacaacaaggttctgtggggaagccagtatgaaaatccgtgtaacaagcagcctcag gtctgaacactgcagcagaagctttcccagggcacagagcaggactacagctctcagagacaggaCTGTCTaccaggagcactga